TGTACCTATTAAACCTATAATAACGCCTATAATTCTTTGTTTACCAATTGCTTTACGTATTAGTATGCTAGAGAAAATTAACACCATAATTGGCGAGGTAACCATCATTACAGAAGCACTTATGGGAGTTGTTAGGCTTAATCCTTTAAAAAAGGAAAGCATGTTTACACCGATACCAAAAAAGGAGGCTAAGAGAATGGTTTTATAATCTGATTTATCTATTTTTTCTGATTTAATAAATAAACCAAGAATCCAAAAAATAGTAGCTGCCCCAAGAACTCTTATTAAAATAAAACCAAAGGGCTTTACATAAAAAGGCATTACTTCTTTAGCTATGGTGTAATTAAGCCCGTAAATTAAGGTGGCTATAGATACTGCAATTAATGCTAATGTTCTTTGGTTTATTTTCAAGATTAAAATTCTAAAATTAGCTTGCAAAGTTGGTGATAAATTTTAATTTATCGCACAAAAAAAAGAGTTCCAAATATATTTTGAAACTCTTTTAAAATTTTATTGTTTTTTAAGTTAGTCTACTAAAGGTGGTATTCTTAAAACTTGACCAGGGTAAATTTTATCTGGATGCGATAACATTGGTTTGTTAGCTTCAAAAATTACAGGATACTTCATTGCGTTACCATAATATGTTTTTGCAATTTTACCTAAAGTATCTCCACTTTCTACTGTATGAAATTGCGCCATTGCGGCTTCTTCAATAACTTCAACCTCTGCAACCGTTAAATTGTCTTCAACAGAAGCTACACCATTGGTGTTACCTACTACTAAAACTACTTTTTCTTTGGTAGCTAAATCTGCAGTTTCTCCCCAAACTTTTACGGCATCATCCTCAACCTCTATAGATAGGTCTTTAACTTCTAATTCTAAAGCGGCAATTGCACCTCTTAATTGTTCAGATTTATCTGCATTTTCTTCTTCTGTAGTTTTTCCAATGCCGAAAACTTTTGCTCCTGCATTTTTAATGAATGAAAAAATTCCCATTTTTTTTAATTGTTTTTTGTTAAATTTTTAATTTTTTGTCTTCATGCAAGATACAAAAAAAATAGATGTTTTTATTGGGTTTTTAAAATGTATTAAACATTATTTTGATTGTTTGTTAAACATCATAAATTTAAATTAATATATGTTATGCTTACAACTATGTTTATTATAACAAAAATATAAGGTCTATGTTTTGCAGGAGTTTGTCTAATTTATAGCGCAAATTTTCTGATGTATAAATACTACTTTTCCTACAGATTAAGCTGATAATCGAATTTTTTTTAATATGATAAAAAACGGATATAGAGCATACTAATTTTATCAACTTTAATTAAACTTTTAGGTAAATTTTTCTTTTTACCTTTGTAGAAATACCTTAACAAATGATTATTCATCACCTACAAGAAGAAAACTCAATTCTTAATAAATTTATTGCAGAGATTAGAGACGTCAAAATTCAAAAAGATTCACTTCGTTTTAGAAGAAATATTGAGAGGATTGGAGAAGTTCTGGGATATGAATTAAGTAAAAAACTATCATATAGTGATGTTTCTATAGAAACACCTTTAGGCGTAAAAAGAGAGCAATTATCTAGTAATGAAGTTGTTTTGTGTTCTATTTTAAGAGCAGGTTTGCCTTTGCATCAAGGGTTGTTAAATTATTTTGATGATGCAGAAAATGCTTTTATTTCTGCATACCGTCATCACCCAAATAACAATGCCGAATTTGAAATTGTAGTAGAGTATTTTGCTGCTCCATCCGTAGAAAATAAAACCTTATTATTGGCAGACCCAATGTTGGCAACAGGGCAATCTTTAGTGTCTGTTTACGAAGCGATAAAAAAGCAAGGAATTCCAAAAGAAATTCATATTGTAGTGGTTATTGGTTCTAAAGAAGGAATTGAATTTATAGAAGATAAGTTTCCAGAAAACACCCATTTATGGATTGCAGCGGTAGATGATACTTTAAATAGTAAAGGATATATTGTGCCTGGTTTAGGTGATGCTGGCGATTTGGCTTTTGGATCTAAATTATAAAAAGAAAAAAGTTAGTACTGTTGCAATAAACAACAATCCTGCTAAAATATTTTTAACCAACATTTTATCAATGGTTTCAAACCCATTTGCAATAATTATTGATGCTGGAACTAATAAATAAACAATTTCAGATCCATTTTTATTGGTAATAATTAGAGCATAGGTAACTGCAATAACTGTATTTATAATTAACAGAGTCCAACTCTTTTTAAAAGAATTATTTACAGAAAATGCTTTAGGCGATTTTAAGAAAATAGAAGAGATTGTTAATAAAATTATAGTTCCAAAAATCCATATAGTATTGTCTTTTGCGTAAATAAAAAGACTATTTATACTTTTAAAATAGAATAAATGGTGTATTTTTTCTGTTGCATCATTCCAAAATAAGTACGCAAAGTAAATAATTAAAGGAGAAATAAACCCTGTAATTGGGGTTAATAAAGTATGAATTGATACTTTTTTTCTTAACAGAATAGATGCATATATGATAAGGATAAATACCAATGTAAAAGGTTCTAAAATAAAAAGAATACCTAACCAAAAACCACTGTCAAATAATTTTTGAATAACCTGTTTAGAAGAGCGTAAGCTGTAAGTTTTTCTTAAAAAAAGTAAGTAAACTATAAGCATTAACAGGGCTTTAGACTCAAGTAGCTTAGAAATAAAAAGGATGGTTGTGAGTACAAAAATAAAGAACGCATACGAATGATCGAAGGTTAATTTGTTCTTAGAAACGATAAAATTATAAAAGAAAAAAACAACCAAAAATAACAATAAAAAAGACAGGTTTTCTATGGTTTGGTATCCTGTAAAATTACTTGTAAAAACAGTAATTAAAAAGAAACAAAAAAAGAGTCCTAAATAGACTATAAAATTGATTGGTTTAGATTTCTCTAAAAAATTGGCTAGCATTGTTTCTTTTGTTATTTTTGCAGCGTAAAGATAATTAAGTTATGATAGCAAGCAATATTTTTAGACTGATTGGTAGTTTATTTACTGATTTTTTATTCCTTCCATTTAATTGGTTACGCACAAGTGTAGCACAAGCAGATTTAGGTTGGTGGATTTCTAATGCAGTAAACTGGGGGTTTCTAGTGGTTTTATTATGTTTATTAGCATATTGGATGAAAGAATCTCTTAAATTTCAGAGAGAAGGAACTGAAGATAAAGCTTAAAATAACAATTTGGGAAGCAAAAATAAACTAAAACGTTTCAAAGAAAATGAAACGTTTAAAAATGTCATTCAACCAACTAGAGAAGAAGTTGTAACAGATTTTTCTCATAAAGGGAAATGGCATTCTTTTTTTGGTAACAACAATCCTATTGTTGTAGAACTTGGTTGTGGTAAAGGAGAATATACCATTGCTTTGGCTAGGAAAAATCCGAATAAAAATTATATTGGTATCGATATAAAAGGCGCTCGTTTTTGGAGAGGCGCAAAAACTGCAATAGAAGAAAATTTACCTAATGTAGCTTTTGTAAGAACTCAAATAGAATTGGTCGATTTTATTTTTGCTGAAAATGAAGTTTCAGAAATTTGGATTACTTTCCCAGATCCACAAATAAAATATCAACGTACAAAACATAGAATGACAAATTCTAGTTTTATGAAAAAGTACCACCATATTTTAAATGAAGACGGAATTATGAACTTAAAAACAGATTCTGAATTTATGCATGGTTATACTTTAGGTTTGTTACATGGAGAAGGGCATGAGGTTTTATATGCAAATCATACCGTGTATAAAAATGAAGGAGCTCCGAAAGAAGTTACAGAAACACAAACCTTTTACGAAAATCAATATTTAGAAGTAGATAAGCCAATTACCTACATTAAATTTAGATTAAAATATTAATTTTTTTTCTTCAAAAAACCTTTTTGGGTAATTTAAGGAAATCTTAGATATAAAAAACTAGTATTCATTTTAATGAGTACTAGTTTTTTTATGAAGATTCATTAAAACGCACTACTGTCATTCCGAAGTGAGCTTTTTTAAGCGATTGAGGAATCTCATTACCATACAATTGTGAGCACTTATTTTAACTCCGTGAATCTTAGTTTTTTCTCTGCAAAATTCTGTACAATAACTTTCTTTTCATTTTTCCATTGATGAAAAACGAAACAAAAAAATCTAGACTTATTTTAAATTTCTAAAATTCTACATTTTATTTCATTCACGTGTCCAGACCACTGCGTTCTTTGGATACTTGCCATTCCATAAAACTTGAATTATTACAAAATTTAAAAGTAGGTCGGTTTTTAGATGCTGAAATCAATATTACTTATTCCTGTCAATTCAATTCTCAATATTCATTAAAACGTTCTACTGTCATTCCGATATGAGCCTTTTTAGGCGATTGAGGAATCTCATTACCAACAATTTTGAGTATTTATTTTTAACTCCCTGAACCTCTGCGTAATAAGTTTCTTTTCTTTTTTCCATTGATGAAAAACAAAACAAAAAAATCTAGACTTATTTTAAATTTCTAAAATTCTACATTTTATTCCATTCACGTGTCCAGACCACTACGTTCTTTGGACACTAGCCATTCCATAAAACTCGAATTATTACAAAATTTAAAAGTAGGTCGGTTTTTAGCTTCTGAAAATCAATATTATTTATTTCTATCATTTCTAATTATCAATATTCATTAAAAGGTTCTACGGTTATTCCGAAATGGGCATTTTTAGGCGATTGAGGAATCTCATAGCATCACTATTGTTAATGTATACTTCTAACACTCTAAATTTCTCTGCAAAATTCTGTGTAATAATAGTATCTTCACAACGTGGAAAAAGAAGACAATTTTTTTGATAAAGTTTACAAGGTTGCACGTTTAATTCCTTACGGAAAAGTGACCAGTTACGGAGCAATTGCAACGTATTTAGGAGCAGCAAGATCTGCAAGAATGGTAGGTTGGGCAATGAACAAAGCCCATAATTTAAACGATATTCCTGCACATAGAGTTGTAAATAGAAAAGGGTTACTAACAGGCAAGCATCACTTTGATGGCACAAACCTGATGCAGCAATTATTAGAAAGTGAAGGAATAATTGTTATAGAAAACCAAATTCAAGATTTAGAAAACGTATTTTGGAACCCTTCAGAAGAGTTAATTTAAACGTTTTCTTGTTGTAAATACATGATCAAATAGTAATCAAAAACCATTCTATAATTCTAACCTATCAATTCATCAATATTCACAATCTACAAACTTTCTTTTCTGAGCAGTAAGACGTATCTTTGCTTGTAAGATTAAATATAAGAAAACGTGAGTTTTAAAAAGCAAGATATATACAACGCATTAGAAACAATTACCGCTCCCGGAGAAGGTAAAAGTTTAATAGAAAATAACAATGTTACCAACGTTGTTACTTTTGGTAATGAAGTAGAGGTAGATGTTACCATTAGTAACCCTACTTTACAAGCAAAAAAGAAGATTGAGACGGAAATTACAAAGGCAATTCAAACCAATGTAGGAGAGCATATTACGGTTAAAATACATGTAAAGGTAGAAAAGCCAGTAGAAAAAGCAAAACCGAATCAAATTAAAGGAAAAGCAATTCCTAATATTAAAAACATTATAGCAATTGCATCTGGTAAAGGTGGTGTTGGTAAATCTACAATTACAGCAAATACAGCTATTTCATTAGCAAAAATGGGTTTTAATGTAGGTGTTTTAGACGCAGATGTTTACGGGCCATCGCAACACATTATGTTCGATGTAGAAAAATCAAAACCACTTTCTGTACAAGTAGAAGGGCGTTCTAAAATGAAGCCTGTAGAAAATTACGGAGTTAAATTATTGTCTTTAGGTTTTTTTACAAACCCAGATCAAGCAGTAATTTGGCGTGGACCAATGGCTTCTAAAGCCTTAAATCAATTAATTTTTGATGCAGATTGGGGAGAATTAGACTTTTTATTAATCGATTTACCTCCAGGAACAGGAGATGTACATTTATCAATAGTACAAGCCTTACCAATTAACGGAGCAGTAGTTGTTAGTACACCACAAAACATTGCTTTAGCAGACGCTAAAAAAGGAGTTGCAATGTTTCAACAAGACAGTATTAATGTACCCGTTTTAGGAATTATCGAAAATATGGCGTATTTTACACCAGAAGAATTACCAAATAATAAATATTATATCTTTGGTAAAGATGGCGCAAAAAATTTAGCAGAAGATATTAAAACTAAATTTTTAGGAGAAATTCCTTTAGTGCAAAGTATTAGAGAAGCTGGAGATGTTGGACATCCTGTAGCCTTACAAAACGGAACAATTTTAGAAAAATCATTTAACGATATTACCAAAGAAATGCTTTCAGAATTGTTAAAAAGAAATGAAACTTTACCACCAACAGAAGTGGTAAGAATTACAACTATGAGTGGTTGTAGTTCTAAATAAACTTGATTTATGACAGCAGAAGAAACATTAAATAATGTAGAAAAAGCATTAGACGAAATTCGCCCTTTTTTAATTAGTGACGGAGGGAATATTAAGCTTTTATCAATAGAAGATTCTATTGTAAAAGTACAATTAGAAGGCGCTTGTACAGGTTGTTCTGTAAATCAAATGACGTTAAAAAACGGAGTAGAAGCTACCATTAAAAAGTTTGCACCACAAATTACAGAAGTAATAAACGTAGCGTAAACTAATTAAAATATTTATAAAAATATAATTTTGGGCGTTACCTAAAGGTCGGGCTTTACATTATATCTTTTTGCAAAAAAAAAAGCAAAAAGGATGTCATTTCAATCCCTAACGCGTTCAACAACATAAAAAGACCTCACAAGATTTTTTCTTGTGAGGTCTTTTTATTTTTGTCATTCCTGCGAAGGCAGGAATCCATACTTTGTAAATTAAATTTCTTATTTTAGGTAAAAATTAGAATTATGAATCAAGAAGAAAATTTGTTAGGCTTATTGTGTACATGTTGGGGTGGTTATTATCCTAATCCAGATTCTATTTTTCAATTAAGTTCAGACAGTATAATAATTTTGACCTTTTTGTCAGTTTTAACTTCAATTATTCTTCACAATTTTTTCAACAAAACAGATTTTAAAACCTCAAATAATAGTCAAATTGAAATTATAGTAGTAAAGGAATATTCATTTGTTACTAAAACTATTGTTGTATTCTTTATTTTAATAGTAGTTTCTATGCCTATCTTCAAATTTTTAAATACAGGTTACTTCTTATAGTATTTTTTTCTGCATACATTTTGTATATTTGAATAACTAACGAAATCGATTGAGATGTTTTCAGATTTACTTACATATCTAAAGTTTTTAATAAAGCGTAATCCTGAATAAAGAATTATTTGTTGTTATTCTAAACCTGTTTCAGAATCTCATTTATAAAGCTGAGACAAAAAATTAAGCAGTTCAACAATTAAACACATTTTATGCCTTTTTATCATAAGTTAGGTGCAATTCCACCCAAAAGACACACGCAATTTCGTAAAAAAGACGGAAGCTTATATTACGAGCAATTGTTTGGTACTATTGGTTTCGACGGAATGTCTACCAATTCGTATCATGAGCACAGACCAACCATGGTTAAGCATATTGGTAAACAATATTCTGTAAAACCAAAAATTGCAAAAGCCAATAATATTCAATCCTATCGTTTTCGAGGATTTCAAGTGCCGCCAGAAAACGACTATCTAGAAAGTAGAAAAATCGTTTTAACAAATGCTGATTGTAATATTATTTTATCGGCACCAAAAAAATCTACCACAGCATATTTTTATAAAAACACAGATGCAGATGAGGTGATTTTTATCCATAAAGGAACCGGAAAATTAAGAACGCATCTTGGTAACATCAACTTTAAATACGGAGATTACTTGGTAATTCCACGTGGAATTATTTACAAATTAGATTTCGATGATGAAAACAACCGACTTTTTATTGTAGAATCTTACAGTCCGGTGTATACACCAAAAAGGTACAGAAATTACTTTGGTCAATTATTAGAACATGCACCTTTTTGTGAGCGAGATTTAAGAAGACCCCAAGAATTAGAAACTTATAATGAGTTAGGTGATTTTCTTATCAAAGTAAAAAAACAAGGCGAAATTATAGAAATGACCTACGCTTCGCATCCTTTTGATGTGGTGGGTTACGACGGTTATAATTTTCCGTATGCATTTTCAATTCACGATTTCGAACCCATCACAGGTCGTATTCATCAGCCGCCACCAGTGCATCAAACTTTTGAAACCAATGCCTTTGTAATTTGCAGTTTTGTACCCCGTTTGTACGATTATCATCCCAACTCAATTCCTGCGCCATACAATCACAGTAATATAGATTCAGATGAAGTTTTGTATTATGTAGATGGCGATTTTATGAGTAGAAACGACATCGATCAAGGGCATATTTCCTTGCATCCAGCCGGAATTCCTCATGGTCCACACCCAGGCGCAACAGAACGTAGTATTGGGCATACAAAAACCGAAGAATTAGCAGTAATGGTAGATACTTTTAAACCTTTGATGGTTACAGAAGAAGCCATGAAAATTGCCGATGAAGAGTATTATAAATCGTGGTTGGAGTAAATAGAAAGGAGAAGCAAGAAAAGAGATTATGACCGTTAGAAAAAGACATAATTATAAGAATTTAAAGATTTGGAAAATTGGAATCGAAATTGTAGATGATGTTTATACGATTATCGAAGATTTTCCAAAAGACGAAAATTTGGGTTAATTTCTCAAATTAGTAGATGTTCAGTTTCTATTCCAAGTAATATTGCAGAAGGATCATCGAGAACAGATAAATCTTTTTCTCACTTTATTGATATCGCTTTAGGTTCTTCTTTCGAGCTCGAAACTCAATTAATAATAGCTTGTAACAGAAATTATATAAATAAAGAACAATTAACAAAGATTGAAGCAAAAATTCAAGAATTTCAAAAAATGACAATGGGGTTT
The nucleotide sequence above comes from Polaribacter butkevichii. Encoded proteins:
- the lysM gene encoding peptidoglycan-binding protein LysM encodes the protein MGIFSFIKNAGAKVFGIGKTTEEENADKSEQLRGAIAALELEVKDLSIEVEDDAVKVWGETADLATKEKVVLVVGNTNGVASVEDNLTVAEVEVIEEAAMAQFHTVESGDTLGKIAKTYYGNAMKYPVIFEANKPMLSHPDKIYPGQVLRIPPLVD
- the upp gene encoding uracil phosphoribosyltransferase; this encodes MIIHHLQEENSILNKFIAEIRDVKIQKDSLRFRRNIERIGEVLGYELSKKLSYSDVSIETPLGVKREQLSSNEVVLCSILRAGLPLHQGLLNYFDDAENAFISAYRHHPNNNAEFEIVVEYFAAPSVENKTLLLADPMLATGQSLVSVYEAIKKQGIPKEIHIVVVIGSKEGIEFIEDKFPENTHLWIAAVDDTLNSKGYIVPGLGDAGDLAFGSKL
- a CDS encoding DUF6427 family protein encodes the protein MLANFLEKSKPINFIVYLGLFFCFFLITVFTSNFTGYQTIENLSFLLLFLVVFFFYNFIVSKNKLTFDHSYAFFIFVLTTILFISKLLESKALLMLIVYLLFLRKTYSLRSSKQVIQKLFDSGFWLGILFILEPFTLVFILIIYASILLRKKVSIHTLLTPITGFISPLIIYFAYLFWNDATEKIHHLFYFKSINSLFIYAKDNTIWIFGTIILLTISSIFLKSPKAFSVNNSFKKSWTLLIINTVIAVTYALIITNKNGSEIVYLLVPASIIIANGFETIDKMLVKNILAGLLFIATVLTFFFL
- a CDS encoding DUF6341 family protein, encoding MIASNIFRLIGSLFTDFLFLPFNWLRTSVAQADLGWWISNAVNWGFLVVLLCLLAYWMKESLKFQREGTEDKA
- the trmB gene encoding tRNA (guanosine(46)-N7)-methyltransferase TrmB, producing MGSKNKLKRFKENETFKNVIQPTREEVVTDFSHKGKWHSFFGNNNPIVVELGCGKGEYTIALARKNPNKNYIGIDIKGARFWRGAKTAIEENLPNVAFVRTQIELVDFIFAENEVSEIWITFPDPQIKYQRTKHRMTNSSFMKKYHHILNEDGIMNLKTDSEFMHGYTLGLLHGEGHEVLYANHTVYKNEGAPKEVTETQTFYENQYLEVDKPITYIKFRLKY
- a CDS encoding MGMT family protein — its product is MEKEDNFFDKVYKVARLIPYGKVTSYGAIATYLGAARSARMVGWAMNKAHNLNDIPAHRVVNRKGLLTGKHHFDGTNLMQQLLESEGIIVIENQIQDLENVFWNPSEELI
- a CDS encoding Mrp/NBP35 family ATP-binding protein encodes the protein MSFKKQDIYNALETITAPGEGKSLIENNNVTNVVTFGNEVEVDVTISNPTLQAKKKIETEITKAIQTNVGEHITVKIHVKVEKPVEKAKPNQIKGKAIPNIKNIIAIASGKGGVGKSTITANTAISLAKMGFNVGVLDADVYGPSQHIMFDVEKSKPLSVQVEGRSKMKPVENYGVKLLSLGFFTNPDQAVIWRGPMASKALNQLIFDADWGELDFLLIDLPPGTGDVHLSIVQALPINGAVVVSTPQNIALADAKKGVAMFQQDSINVPVLGIIENMAYFTPEELPNNKYYIFGKDGAKNLAEDIKTKFLGEIPLVQSIREAGDVGHPVALQNGTILEKSFNDITKEMLSELLKRNETLPPTEVVRITTMSGCSSK
- a CDS encoding NifU family protein, whose amino-acid sequence is MTAEETLNNVEKALDEIRPFLISDGGNIKLLSIEDSIVKVQLEGACTGCSVNQMTLKNGVEATIKKFAPQITEVINVA
- a CDS encoding homogentisate 1,2-dioxygenase, which encodes MPFYHKLGAIPPKRHTQFRKKDGSLYYEQLFGTIGFDGMSTNSYHEHRPTMVKHIGKQYSVKPKIAKANNIQSYRFRGFQVPPENDYLESRKIVLTNADCNIILSAPKKSTTAYFYKNTDADEVIFIHKGTGKLRTHLGNINFKYGDYLVIPRGIIYKLDFDDENNRLFIVESYSPVYTPKRYRNYFGQLLEHAPFCERDLRRPQELETYNELGDFLIKVKKQGEIIEMTYASHPFDVVGYDGYNFPYAFSIHDFEPITGRIHQPPPVHQTFETNAFVICSFVPRLYDYHPNSIPAPYNHSNIDSDEVLYYVDGDFMSRNDIDQGHISLHPAGIPHGPHPGATERSIGHTKTEELAVMVDTFKPLMVTEEAMKIADEEYYKSWLE
- a CDS encoding four helix bundle protein, which translates into the protein MSRCSVSIPSNIAEGSSRTDKSFSHFIDIALGSSFELETQLIIACNRNYINKEQLTKIEAKIQEFQKMTMGFQNKL